A stretch of DNA from Pseudomonadales bacterium:
CTGCCGATCTCGACGGAGCGGCCCTGTCTCATCTCGACGACTGCCTGAGTACTTCGGATCCCCTTGGGAAAGGAGACATCCTCTACCGTACGGGAGATCGATCCGAACACTGTTACCTGGTTCGTTCCGGCGCTTTCAAGACGACTGAGACCACCGGCGCCGGCGAAGAATATGTCACCGGCTTTGCTTTTCCCGGTGAACTGCTGGGATTGAGCGGGCTGCGTGCGGCACACTTCGAAGAGACTGCCATTGCCCTGGGCAGTGGCACGGTGTGTCGAATCCGTCTGCAGGAGCTGCCCCGTCTGTGGAGCCTGGGCGCGGGACAGGCTCTGCTGCGATTGATCGGCGAACACGAGCGTCTGCGTATCAACCTGCAGGTGAATCTCTGCCAGTCCCGGGCGCCCGCACGTATTGCCGGATTTCTGTCGCTCGCGAAACTCCGCTTCGCCAGACTCGGTTTCGATCCCAACCACCTGCCGCTGTCCATGAGCCGTACAGATCTTG
This window harbors:
- a CDS encoding helix-turn-helix domain-containing protein, translated to MPVLARATSVCTLCPTRSVCIAADLDGAALSHLDDCLSTSDPLGKGDILYRTGDRSEHCYLVRSGAFKTTETTGAGEEYVTGFAFPGELLGLSGLRAAHFEETAIALGSGTVCRIRLQELPRLWSLGAGQALLRLIGEHERLRINLQVNLCQSRAPARIAGFLSLAKLRFARLGFDPNHLPLSMSRTDLANHLGLTLECLSRVLNTWRRTGVIDTDRDLIRILKPDELACSAPHLGGV